One window of the Pseudochaenichthys georgianus chromosome 21, fPseGeo1.2, whole genome shotgun sequence genome contains the following:
- the LOC117466672 gene encoding UPF0524 protein C3orf70 homolog B, producing the protein MASSRGKKCPKSEKLDEAQALARSCAGRPDFLPCDGLSICATHSHGKCFKLHWCCHLGWCHCKYVYQPMTNVCKLPSTSVPAVGTEYSNTMDLSVSLAERFLKLAPSFQSPPLLESPKYCIIADLFVDDYIVKRINGKMCYVQRPSPPLPEPPHAPTSPPPAAATPKMPQNPAQPRQPVKPTKHVPAPVQPVQQVYSEHKHPTTVDKIKGPKMDHCSSPSSSEDSGINALGLHYLESCEEESEEEEDELSTDGNSSPGSLWDQDECSLLSPSKSMIEIIEKIETTV; encoded by the exons ATGGCCTCTTCGCGAGGTAAGAAGTGTCCGAAGAGTGAGAAGTTGGACGAGGCGCAGGCTTTGGCCAGGAGCTGCGCGGGGAGACCAGACTTCCTGCCGTGTGATGGGCTTTCCATCTGCGCGACCCACAGCCACGGGAAGTGCTTCAAGCTGCACTGGTGTTGCCACCTGGGATGGTGTCACT GCAAGTATGTGTACCAGCCCATGACCAACGTGTGCAAGCTGCCCAGCACGTCGGTGCCAGCTGTTGGGACGGAGTACAGTAACACCATGGACCTGTCCGTCTCTCTGGCTGAGCGCTTCCTGAAGCTCGCGCCCAGCTTCCAGTCCCCTCCTCTCCTGGAGTCCCCAAAGTACTGCATCATCGCCGATCTGTTCGTGGACGACTACATCGTCAAACGCATCAACGGGAAGATGTGCTATGTGCAGCGCCCATCGCCCCCCTTACCAGAACCTCCTCATGCTCCCACTTCTCCCCCACCTGCTGCCGCTACACCTAAGATGCCACAAAATCCCGCGCAGCCTCGGCAACCGGTGAAGCCAACCAAACACGTGCCTGCCCCTGTGCAGCCGGTCCAGCAGGTATACAGCGAACACAAACATCCTACCACCGTGGATAAGATTAAAGGCCCCAAAATGGACCACTGCTCCTCTCCATCTAGCTCCGAGGACTCTGGTATCAACGCGCTGGGTCTGCACTACCTGGAGTCCTGTGAGGAGGAgagcgaggaggaggaggacgagttGAGCACCGATGGGAACTCCAGCCCCGGCAGCCTCTGGGATCAGGACGAATGCTCTCTGCTGTCCCCCTCCAAGTCCATGATAGAGATCATCGAGAAGATCGAAACAACTGTGTAA